A single Triticum dicoccoides isolate Atlit2015 ecotype Zavitan chromosome 2A, WEW_v2.0, whole genome shotgun sequence DNA region contains:
- the LOC119353743 gene encoding septin and tuftelin-interacting protein 1 homolog 1-like, which yields MEEDAEGMDRLDMDGDFVGGRFGRDGEFYYQSRRERAPQTSEDALYGVFGEGDSDYDSEEDEASRRRRRRKRRMDDSEPDLTRPVQFVSKGISAPKPEEDEEQQRPGLGQAASSSGTAAAAASEEDAEEDQDPYIDLPTGFGQRIAEGARARREEKERQQESAKRRRSAFGAGFEPGKPAPPPGSLESNTKVAKMMAMMGYKRGEGLGKNAQGITAPVETTLRPKNAGLGSVEGFKEPKAFTPKENLPPPPPPPPAKKEKQRWSKKASLKKDQVLTKNELLARRAEQEQDEQPTFVQKVIDMRGPQARVLTDLKGLSTEHEMEANDVPMPELQYNVRLLVDETEADIVRLDGQLRREQEKVASLVREKEKVAKQEALQKRQLQVMETIADVLEKVRVDDTAGLLTLGGLLKTFQGLKVRYEEEFKICSVAWVACRFAHPLLIRVFQGWQPLQNPLFGLEVMSSWKDLLQGDQPYDFSDATESMAPYAQLVSEVILPAVRISGTNSWKARDPEPMLRFLESWERLLPPIVLHSILEHVIMPKLTAAVESWDPRSENVPIHVWVHPWLPTLGQRIETLCHSIRYKLSSVLQLWQAHDSSAYAVLSPWKGVFDPASWEDLIVRYIIPKLKMALQEFQINPASQKFDQFNWVMIWASAVPVHHMVHMLEVDFFSKWQLVLYHWLSSPNPDFNEIMNWYKGWRGLFPPELLANERIRMLLTAGLEMMNQAAEGHELVQPGARENVGFLRATEKRQFDAAQQASQYPSYHAVPGAAMGDMSFKESIQAYAADQGLLFMPRVNKFYNGMPVYEFGTVSICIDSVKRLLYAQLQEGTERWSSVSLTQLLEMNRMARPR from the coding sequence ATGGAGGAGGACGCCGAGGGCATGGACCGCCTCGACATGGACGGCGACTTCGTGGGCGGCCGCTTCGGCCGCGACGGGGAGTTCTACTACCAGAGCCGTCGCGAGCGGGCGCCCCAGACCAGCGAAGACGCGCTCTACGGCGTCTTCGGCGAGGGGGACTCCGACTACGACTCTGAGGAGGACGAggcgtcgcgccggcgccggcgccgcaaGCGCCGCATGGACGACTCCGAGCCCGACCTCACCAGGCCCGTGCAGTTCGTCTCCAAGGGCATCAGTGCCCCAAAGCCAGAGGAGGATGAGGAGCAGCAGAGGCCTGGGCTTGGCCAGGCCGCGTCCTCCTCGGgcactgctgccgccgccgcctccgaggAGGATGCAGAGGAGGACCAGGATCCGTACATCGACCTGCCCACAGGGTTTGGGCAGCGGATCGCCGAGGGTGCACGCGCGAGGCGGGAGGAGAAGGAGCGGCAGCAGGAGTCGGCCAAGCGCCGGCGCAGTGCATTCGGGGCAGGGTTTGAACCTGGAAAACCAGCGCCGCCACCTGGGAGCCTGGAGTCCAACACGAAGGTGGCTAAGATGATGGCTATGATGGGGTACAAGAGAGGAGAAGGCCTCGGCAAGAATGCTCAGGGAATCACTGCACCAGTGGAGACCACCTTACGCCCCAAGAACGCCGGACTCGGCAGCGTCGAGGGGTTTAAGGAGCCCAAAGCTTTCACTCCCAAGGAGAACTTGCCACccccacctcctccaccgcctgcCAAGAAGGAAAAGCAAcggtggtccaagaaggccagcttgAAGAAGGATCAGGTCTTGACTAAGAATGAGCTGTTGGCAAGGCGCGCTGAGCAGGAACAGGATGAGCAGCCCACATTTGTCCAAAAGGTGATTGACATGCGAGGGCCTCAGGCTCGTGTGTTGACAGACTTGAAGGGGCTCAGTACTGAACATGAGATGGAGGCAAATGATGTGCCGATGCCGGAGTTGCAGTACAATGTGCGGCTGCTTGTTGATGAGACTGAGGCTGATATTGTCAGGTTGGATGGGCAGCTGCGGCGGGAGCAGGAGAAGGTGGCTAGTTTGGTGCGGGAGAAGGAGAAAGTAGCAAAGCAGGAGGCTTTGCAGAAACGCCAGCTGCAAGTTATGGAGACAATTGCAGATGTGCTGGAGAAGGTCCGGGTTGATGACACCGCTGGTTTGCTCACTCTGGGGGGGTTGCTTAAGACCTTCCAGGGATTGAAGGTGCGCTATGAGGAGGAGTTCAAAATTTGCAGTGTTGCATGGGTTGCTTGCCGATTTGCGCATCCACTACTTATCCGGGTATTTCAGGGGTGGCAGCCTCTGCAGAATCCATTGTTTGGCTTGGAGGTCATGTCATCGTGGAAGGATTTGCTGCAGGGAGACCAGCCATATGATTTCTCAGATGCTACTGAATCAATGGCTCCATATGCACAGCTGGTCAGTGAGGTCATCCTACCAGCTGTGCGGATATCAGGAACTAATTCATGGAAGGCTAGGGATCCAGAACCAATGCTCCGTTTTCTTGAGTCATGGGAACGGTTGCTGCCCCCTATCGTGCTCCATTCAATATTGGAGCATGTAATAATGCCAAAGCTCACAGCTGCAGTCGAATCTTGGGACCCGCGGAGCGAGAATGTGCCAATCCATGTATGGGTACACCCATGGTTGCCAACTCTAGGGCAAAGGATAGAGACATTGTGCCACTCTATCCGGTACAAGCTGAGTAGTGTCCTCCAATTATGGCAAGCTCACGATTCATCAGCTTATGCTGTGCTATCTCCATGGAAGGGTGTATTTGATCCAGCAAGTTGGGAAGACTTGATAGTGCGTTATATCATTCCTAAGCTGAAAATGGCGCTCCAGGAGTTTCAGATTAACCCAGCAAGCCAGAAGTTTGACCAGTTTAACTGGGTTATGATCTGGGCTTCTGCTGTTCCGGTACACCATATGGTTCATATGTTGGAAGTTGATTTCTTTAGTAAGTGGCAGCTGGTTTTGTACCATTGGTTGAGCTCACCAAATCCTGATTTCAATGAGATAATGAATTGGTATAAGGGCTGGAGGGGCCTTTTCCCACCAGAGTTACTTGCCAATGAACGCATACGGATGCTTCTAACGGCTGGTCTTGAGATGATGAACCAAGCTGCTGAAGGACATGAGTTGGTGCAGCCAGGGGCTAGGGAGAATGTTGGCTTCTTGAGAGCAACAGAGAAGCGGCAATTTGATGCAGCACAGCAAGCATCGCAATACCCATCTTACCATGCTGTACCAGGAGCAGCCATGGGAGATATGAGCTTCAAGGAGTCTATTCAGGCATATGCGGCTGACCAAGGTTTGTTGTTTATGCCTAGAGTTAACAAATTCTATAACGGCATGCCAGTGTACGAATTTGGCACCGTGAGCATTTGCATAGACTCTGTCAAGCGACTACTCTATGCACAACTTCAAGAGGGAACTGAAAGATGGAGTTCTGTGTCTCTTACACAACTGCTGGAAATGAACCGGATGGCAAGACCACGTTAG
- the LOC119357726 gene encoding leucine-rich repeat extensin-like protein 6 translates to MGEGTRRGGADWQQWRRWVAARWALRRLPAVVPTAGDTWDERGGRGTIGGRRNDGIAGGADRQVPRLHLRRLRLRCGVAGDGDGEEDEAEGGGGVTNRGGGARLRDGAGAETAASEKATSLPTGGGDQRGFRAEETVSKHRLPLYIYSVQPSSTQFTHTHTPTERHANMPATASPPPLLLAAALLLSAALLCSACPVPLPQQTADNSPRLQRAYVALQALKRAITDDPKNLTGNWCGPDVCAYFGVFCAPSLDDPCARAVAGVDLNHGDLAGTLPFELGHLTDLAVLHLNSNRFAGGLPDSLPKLSLLHELDVSNNLLSGGFPQHILCLPNVKYVDIRFNNLCGPVPPAIFDKKIDALFINDNHFDFELPENLGNSPASVIVLANLRLRGCIPASVGRMGATLNELVMLNSGIRSCIPPEIGWLRELTVLDVSFNQLQGTLPESMAGMRALEQLDVAHNELAGHIPEGICALPRLANFTYSYNYFCGEPERCTALRRNDDRQNCIAGRPDQRPADQCLAFLHRPPVHCDGHGCLAQH, encoded by the exons ATGGGCGAGGGGACGAGGAGGGGCGGCGCAGATTGGCAGCAGTGGCGCAGGTGGGTGGCGGCGCGCTGGGCCCTACGGCGACTGCCGGCGGTGGTTCCTACCGCGGGCGATACTTGGGACGAACGCGGCGGGCGAGGAACTATCGGTGGTCGTCGGAATGACGGGATCGCGGGCGGAGCGGACCGGCAGGTTCCACGGCTCCACCTCCGCCGGCTACGCCTGCGCTGCGGGGTCgccggggacggggacggggaggAGGACGAAGCAGAGGGGGGCGGGGGCGTGACTAAcaggggcggcggggcgaggctcAGGGacggcgctggcgcag AAACAGCAGCATCAGAGAAAGCAACCAGCTTACCTACCGGCGGCGGGGACCAGAGAGGGTTCAGGGCAGAG GAAACCGTGTCAAAGCATCGCCTCCCCCTGTATATATACTCGGTTCAACCCAGCTCAACCCAattcacacacacccacacacccacagaAAGACACGCAAACATGCCGGCCACCGCCTCGCCGCCACCGCTGCTCCTCGCCGCCGCGCTCCTCCTCTCCGCCGCGTTGCTCTGCTCGGCCTGCCCCGTGCCGCTGCCGCAGCAGACGGCCGACAACAGCCCGCGGCTGCAGCGCGCGTACGTGGCGCTGCAGGCCCTCAAGCGCGCCATCACCGACGACCCCAAGAACCTGACGGGCAACTGGTGCGGCCCGGACGTGTGCGCCTACTTCGGCGTCTTCTGCGCGCCGTCCCTCGACGACCCGTGCGCGCGCGCCGTGGCCGGCGTCGACCTCAACCACGGCGACCTCGCCGGCACGCTGCCGTTCGAGCTCGGCCACCTCACCGACCTCGCCGTCCTCCACCTCAACTCCAACCGCTTCGCCGGGGGGCTCCCGGACTCGCTCCCCAAGCTCTCCCTCCTCCACGAGCTGGACGTCAGCAACAACCTCCTCTCCGGCGGCTTCCCGCAGCACATCCTCTGCCTCCCCAACGTCAAGTACGTGGACATCAGGTTCAACAACCTGTGCGGCCCCGTGCCCCCGGCCATCTTCGACAAGAAGATCGACGCGCTCTTCATCAACGACAACCACTTCGACTTCGAGCTGCCGGAGAACTTGGGCAACTCCCCCGCCTCGGTCATCGTGCTGGCCAACCTCCGCCTCCGCGGCTGCATCCCCGCCAGCGTGGGGCGCATGGGGGCCACGCTCAACGAGCTCGTCATGCTCAACTCCGGCATCCGGTCCTGCATCCCGCCGGAGATCGGGTGGCTGCGCGAGCTCACCGTGCTGGACGTGAGCTTCAACCAGCTCCAGGGCACGCTGCCGGAGTCCATGGCGGGGATGCGCGCGCTGGAGCAGCTGGACGTGGCGCACAACGAGCTCGCCGGGCACATCCCGGAGGGCATCTGCGCGCTGCCGCGGCTGGCCAACTTCACCTACTCGTACAACTACTTCTGCGGCGAGCCGGAGCGGTGCACGGCGCTGCGGCGCAACGACGACCGGCAGAACTGCATCGCCGGCCGCCCGGACCAGCGGCCGGCGGACCAGTGCCTCGCGTTCCTGCACCGCCCGCCGGTGCACTGCGACGGGCACGGCTGCCTGGCGCAGCACTAG